One Keratinibaculum paraultunense genomic window carries:
- a CDS encoding ribonuclease HII: protein MLDIENKLHNEGYKLIACIDEVGRGCLAGDVIACAIIMPEGLMINGVDDSKKLTAKKREKLYYDIIENSIAVGIGQVDSKIIDEINIKESAKLAMKKAVLNLKDKNNEQVIPDYLLIDAERVSLDIPQTSLIKGDAKSHGIACASIIAKVYRDRLCQIWDKQFPGYKINKNKGYGTKEHREAIKQIGPSPIHRISFLGNILSK from the coding sequence TTGCTAGATATTGAAAACAAACTTCACAATGAAGGATATAAACTTATTGCTTGTATAGATGAAGTAGGACGTGGCTGTTTAGCAGGAGATGTAATTGCTTGTGCTATTATAATGCCTGAAGGGTTAATGATAAATGGAGTTGATGATTCAAAAAAACTGACAGCGAAAAAGAGAGAAAAATTATATTATGATATAATTGAAAATTCAATTGCTGTAGGTATTGGGCAAGTAGATTCAAAAATTATAGATGAGATAAACATAAAAGAAAGTGCAAAACTTGCCATGAAGAAAGCAGTATTAAATTTAAAGGATAAGAATAATGAGCAGGTAATTCCAGATTACCTTTTGATAGATGCAGAAAGAGTATCTTTGGATATACCTCAAACTAGTTTAATTAAAGGTGATGCAAAGAGTCACGGTATTGCATGTGCATCAATAATTGCAAAAGTATATAGGGATAGATTGTGTCAAATATGGGACAAACAATTTCCAGGTTATAAAATCAATAAGAATAAAGGATATGGGACTAAAGAGCACAGGGAAGCTATTAAACAAATAGGGCCATCCCCTATTCACAGAATATCTTTTTTAGGTAATATTTTAAGTAAATAA
- the rimM gene encoding ribosome maturation factor RimM (Essential for efficient processing of 16S rRNA): MEFTQVGKIINTHGVKGEVKIYPLTDDIYRFNKLKKVYLGKNKVKLEIENVRYHKGLVIIKFKGIDNINEIISFKDDFIYVDEEDRIKLPEDKYFIYDVIGCVVYNHEGEKIGLISDVIQSASNDVYVVKDYNLDKEYLIPAIKEFIIHIDVDNKNIIIDPIEGMIE; this comes from the coding sequence ATGGAGTTTACTCAGGTAGGAAAAATAATAAATACCCATGGAGTTAAGGGAGAAGTAAAAATTTATCCATTGACAGATGATATATATAGATTTAATAAACTCAAGAAAGTTTATTTAGGAAAAAATAAAGTAAAATTAGAAATAGAAAATGTAAGATATCACAAAGGGTTAGTTATAATTAAATTTAAAGGAATTGATAATATTAATGAGATAATATCTTTTAAAGATGATTTTATCTATGTAGATGAGGAAGATAGAATAAAATTACCTGAGGATAAATATTTTATATATGATGTAATAGGTTGTGTGGTATATAATCATGAAGGAGAGAAAATTGGTTTAATTTCAGATGTTATTCAATCTGCAAGTAATGATGTATATGTAGTAAAAGATTATAATTTAGATAAGGAATATTTGATTCCAGCAATAAAAGAATTTATTATTCACATAGATGTTGATAATAAAAACATAATAATAGATCCAATTGAAGGAATGATAGAATGA
- a CDS encoding EscU/YscU/HrcU family type III secretion system export apparatus switch protein: protein MKQGKNKIIKKAVALSYKKEYNAPKVIAKGKGEIAEKIIEKGHKEGIEIYKDEKLIEDLIKLDLHEEIPEELYEAVSEIILFVYLLDKEKGGSRD, encoded by the coding sequence ATGAAACAGGGAAAAAATAAAATTATTAAAAAAGCAGTAGCTCTATCCTATAAAAAAGAATATAATGCTCCAAAAGTAATTGCAAAAGGCAAGGGGGAAATTGCTGAGAAAATTATTGAAAAAGGTCATAAAGAAGGAATTGAAATATATAAAGATGAAAAATTAATAGAAGATTTAATTAAATTAGATTTACATGAGGAAATTCCAGAGGAACTATATGAAGCTGTTTCAGAAATAATCCTATTTGTATATCTTTTAGATAAAGAAAAGGGAGGGAGTAGAGATTAA
- the dprA gene encoding DNA-processing protein DprA, translated as MREISNREVLIWLNSLGIGNKNIDKLMKQTPQLTDIWYTSTDILYSLKGVKPNIIDKIICNRKEKYIDKLFYELNKKEIDVITILDENYPKRLYNIYDKPKVLYKKGEWQEKDEFSIAVVGSRKTTSYGKWATEKLVRELVNIDITIVSGLALGIDAIAHKIAIEENGRTIGILGNGLDIIYPKKNEKLYKEIPLNGMIMTEYFLGVPPLAYNFPQRNRLISGLSLGVLVIEAKEKSGSLITAHHALEQGKEVFALPGNINSIFSRGTNKLIKDGAKLVMDIDDIVEEIYELQERLKIQKKETVSLSGLSPVEIQVIELVKDGPIHKDTIAIKTGLDISTINSILTILELKGMIKEMTGGIFTLL; from the coding sequence ATGAGAGAAATTTCCAATAGAGAAGTTTTAATATGGTTAAATAGCCTTGGAATTGGAAATAAAAATATAGATAAATTAATGAAACAGACTCCCCAATTGACAGATATTTGGTATACTTCCACTGACATATTATATAGTTTAAAAGGTGTAAAACCTAATATTATAGATAAAATTATATGTAATCGAAAAGAAAAATACATTGATAAATTATTTTATGAATTAAATAAAAAAGAAATTGATGTAATTACTATATTGGATGAAAATTATCCTAAAAGACTTTATAATATATATGATAAACCAAAGGTTTTATATAAAAAGGGAGAATGGCAGGAAAAAGATGAATTTTCTATTGCAGTAGTAGGGTCGAGAAAAACCACTAGTTATGGTAAATGGGCTACTGAAAAACTAGTAAGAGAATTGGTTAATATAGATATAACTATAGTTAGCGGTTTGGCTTTGGGTATTGACGCTATTGCCCATAAAATAGCTATAGAAGAAAATGGCAGGACAATAGGAATTTTGGGAAATGGTTTAGATATAATATATCCAAAGAAAAATGAAAAATTGTATAAAGAAATACCATTAAATGGTATGATCATGACTGAATATTTTTTAGGAGTACCGCCATTAGCATATAATTTTCCTCAGCGAAATAGGTTAATAAGTGGCTTATCCCTTGGAGTATTAGTTATTGAAGCTAAAGAAAAGAGCGGCTCTTTGATAACAGCCCATCATGCTTTGGAGCAAGGCAAAGAAGTATTTGCTTTGCCTGGCAATATTAATAGTATTTTTAGTAGAGGAACTAATAAATTAATTAAAGATGGTGCTAAACTTGTAATGGATATAGATGATATAGTTGAGGAAATATACGAATTACAGGAAAGATTAAAGATACAAAAGAAAGAAACTGTTTCCCTATCAGGATTGAGTCCAGTAGAAATTCAGGTAATAGAATTGGTAAAGGATGGTCCTATACACAAAGATACAATAGCAATAAAAACTGGATTGGATATTTCTACTATAAATAGTATACTTACTATATTGGAATTAAAAGGGATGATTAAAGAAATGACAGGTGGAATATTTACTTTATTATAA
- the trmD gene encoding tRNA (guanosine(37)-N1)-methyltransferase TrmD, translating to MRIDVLTLFPELFDSFEEWSIIGRAIEKGLFIFNKVNIRDFSKDKHKRVDDYPYGGGPGMVMRPEPIYEAILSVKQDNSTVIYLSPQGQNYNQELANMLAKKEHLILLCGHYEGVDNRIIEHYVDMEISIGDYVLTGGEIPAMVLIDSVVRLLPGVLGNEESIVNESHYNGLLEHPQYTRPRIFNNISVPEVLLSGNHKKIKKWRRYKAIESTYMKRPELLEKHSLSDEEIKILEEIKQKIKDKN from the coding sequence ATGAGAATTGATGTACTTACTCTTTTTCCTGAGTTATTTGATAGCTTTGAGGAGTGGAGTATTATAGGGAGAGCCATTGAAAAAGGCTTATTTATCTTTAATAAAGTGAATATTAGAGATTTTTCAAAAGATAAACATAAACGTGTTGATGATTATCCATATGGGGGAGGTCCAGGAATGGTAATGAGACCAGAACCTATATATGAAGCCATACTCAGTGTAAAGCAGGATAATTCTACTGTTATATATTTATCTCCTCAAGGACAAAATTATAATCAAGAGCTGGCTAATATGTTAGCTAAAAAGGAACACTTAATTCTTTTATGTGGTCATTATGAAGGAGTAGACAATAGAATTATTGAACATTATGTAGATATGGAAATTTCCATTGGGGATTATGTATTAACTGGTGGGGAAATTCCTGCTATGGTTCTTATAGATTCAGTTGTAAGGTTATTACCAGGTGTATTGGGAAACGAAGAATCCATTGTAAATGAGTCCCATTACAATGGACTTCTTGAACATCCTCAATACACTAGACCTAGGATATTTAACAATATATCTGTACCAGAGGTTTTACTGTCTGGAAATCATAAAAAAATAAAAAAATGGCGTCGATATAAAGCAATTGAATCAACCTATATGAAAAGACCTGAACTTTTGGAAAAGCATTCCTTATCTGATGAAGAAATAAAAATACTTGAAGAAATTAAACAAAAAATAAAAGATAAAAATTAG
- a CDS encoding YraN family protein has translation MALDYLKSQGYEILDTNYRTNIGEIDIIAAKSDILTFIEVKTRTSTYFGYPYEAVNVGKQNKIIKTSFIYMKEKNLFDYQIRYDIIEVFLAKEYKINHIENAFC, from the coding sequence TTGGCTTTAGACTATCTTAAATCCCAAGGATATGAAATTTTAGATACAAATTATAGAACTAATATAGGAGAGATAGATATAATAGCCGCTAAATCTGATATATTAACTTTTATAGAAGTAAAAACTAGAACTAGTACTTATTTTGGTTATCCCTATGAAGCAGTAAATGTGGGAAAACAAAATAAGATCATAAAGACTTCTTTTATATATATGAAGGAAAAGAATCTATTTGATTATCAAATAAGATACGATATAATAGAGGTGTTTTTAGCTAAAGAATATAAAATTAATCATATAGAGAATGCTTTTTGTTGA
- a CDS encoding KH domain-containing protein — translation MGELVEMIAKALVDNPDEVEVNEVEGTQSVIIELKVAEDDMGKVIGKQGRIAKAIRTVVKAAAIKENKRVVVEIIQ, via the coding sequence ATGGGTGAATTAGTAGAGATGATAGCGAAAGCACTTGTAGATAATCCTGATGAAGTAGAAGTTAATGAGGTTGAAGGTACACAATCAGTAATAATTGAATTGAAAGTTGCAGAAGATGATATGGGCAAAGTGATTGGAAAACAAGGTAGAATTGCAAAGGCTATTAGAACAGTAGTAAAAGCAGCTGCTATTAAAGAAAATAAAAGAGTTGTAGTGGAAATTATTCAATAG
- the rplS gene encoding 50S ribosomal protein L19: MDIIKVLENEQLRNDLPDFNVGDTVQVHYKVKEGSRERIQIFEGTVIKRQGGGIKETFTVRRLSYGVGVERTFPLHSPRIDKIVVTRKGKARRAKLYYLRKRQGKAAKVREKTMY, from the coding sequence GTGGATATAATTAAGGTGTTGGAAAATGAACAATTGAGAAATGATTTGCCTGATTTTAATGTAGGTGATACTGTTCAAGTTCATTATAAGGTCAAAGAGGGAAGTCGTGAAAGAATACAAATATTTGAAGGCACAGTTATAAAAAGACAAGGTGGAGGAATTAAAGAAACTTTTACTGTAAGAAGATTATCTTACGGTGTTGGTGTTGAAAGAACTTTTCCTTTACATTCTCCAAGAATTGATAAAATTGTGGTAACTAGGAAAGGTAAAGCAAGAAGAGCAAAACTTTATTATTTAAGAAAAAGGCAAGGTAAAGCTGCTAAAGTGAGAGAAAAAACGATGTATTAA
- the hslV gene encoding ATP-dependent protease subunit HslV, with protein sequence MLNGTTIVAVKKEGKVAIAGDGQITFGDATIMKNTAKKVRKIYNDNVIIGFAGSVADALTLAEILEEKLEQYSGNLKRAAVELAKEWRRDKVLRRLEAMLIAADNKNLLLISGNGEVIEPEEGIIAIGSGGNYAYASGKALLKYSNLSAEEIAKESILIASSICIYTNNNITIEVI encoded by the coding sequence TTGTTAAATGGTACTACTATTGTAGCAGTAAAAAAAGAAGGAAAAGTTGCAATTGCTGGGGATGGACAAATTACTTTTGGTGATGCGACCATCATGAAGAATACTGCAAAAAAAGTTAGAAAGATATATAATGATAATGTTATAATAGGATTTGCTGGTTCAGTAGCTGATGCCCTTACTTTAGCAGAGATATTAGAAGAAAAATTGGAACAATATAGTGGAAATCTTAAGCGAGCGGCTGTTGAATTAGCAAAAGAATGGAGAAGAGATAAAGTTTTGAGGCGTTTGGAAGCTATGTTGATTGCAGCAGATAATAAGAATTTACTTCTTATTTCTGGTAATGGAGAAGTGATAGAACCAGAAGAAGGAATAATTGCTATAGGTTCTGGTGGTAATTATGCTTATGCTTCTGGGAAAGCCCTCCTAAAATATTCTAATTTATCTGCAGAGGAAATAGCTAAGGAATCTATTTTAATAGCTTCATCCATATGTATTTATACTAATAATAATATTACTATTGAAGTAATTTAG
- the ylqF gene encoding ribosome biogenesis GTPase YlqF, which produces MNINWYPGHMKKTRNSIKKNLSLVDLVYEVIDARIPYSSQNPDINTIIGNKPRLIILNKSDLADKKANLLWEEYFKSKGIKAVSVDSLNKKGIDNIVKLSYKLTEDKRIALKKKGIKNKPIRVMILGIPNVGKSTLINSLSNRKGAKVGNKPGVTKANQWIKIKGGLELLDTPGILWPRFEDKHVGLNLAFTGAIKDELLDTITLSMELIERLNEISNSYIENRYNIITKDKTPYDIMMEIGKKRGCIIKGGKIDFEKVSHIIIDEFREGFIGRITLELPKNLR; this is translated from the coding sequence ATGAATATAAATTGGTATCCTGGACATATGAAAAAAACTAGAAATTCTATTAAAAAAAATCTTTCTCTAGTTGATTTAGTGTATGAAGTAATAGATGCAAGAATACCTTATAGTAGTCAAAATCCTGATATAAATACTATCATAGGTAATAAACCAAGACTTATTATTTTAAACAAATCGGATTTAGCTGATAAAAAAGCAAATTTGTTGTGGGAAGAATATTTTAAGTCAAAGGGAATTAAAGCAGTAAGTGTAGATAGTTTAAATAAAAAGGGTATAGATAATATAGTTAAATTATCCTATAAACTTACAGAGGATAAGAGAATAGCATTAAAAAAGAAGGGAATTAAAAACAAGCCTATAAGGGTTATGATACTTGGTATACCAAATGTAGGCAAATCCACTTTAATCAATAGTCTTTCAAATAGGAAAGGTGCTAAGGTAGGAAATAAACCTGGAGTAACCAAAGCAAATCAATGGATTAAAATTAAAGGCGGTTTAGAATTATTGGATACTCCTGGAATACTGTGGCCTAGATTTGAAGATAAACATGTAGGATTAAATTTAGCTTTTACCGGTGCTATAAAGGATGAATTATTGGATACTATAACTTTATCTATGGAACTTATAGAAAGACTAAATGAGATATCCAATAGCTATATAGAAAATCGTTATAATATAATAACTAAAGACAAAACACCTTATGATATAATGATGGAAATAGGTAAAAAACGAGGATGTATTATTAAAGGTGGAAAAATAGATTTTGAAAAAGTCTCTCATATTATAATTGATGAATTTAGAGAAGGTTTTATAGGAAGAATAACATTAGAATTACCAAAGAATTTGAGGTGA
- the rpsP gene encoding 30S ribosomal protein S16, translating to MAVKIRLRRMGAKKNPFYRIIVADSRSPRNGRFIEEIGYYNPLTEPITVKIDDEKAIKWLNNGAKPTDTVDRLFRESGVYDKLNE from the coding sequence ATGGCAGTTAAAATTAGATTAAGAAGAATGGGTGCAAAAAAGAACCCTTTTTATAGAATAATAGTTGCTGATTCTCGTTCTCCAAGAAACGGGAGATTTATTGAAGAGATAGGTTACTATAATCCTTTAACTGAGCCTATAACAGTTAAAATAGATGATGAAAAAGCTATAAAATGGTTAAATAATGGTGCTAAACCGACAGATACTGTTGATAGATTATTTAGAGAAAGTGGTGTATATGATAAACTTAATGAATAA
- the topA gene encoding type I DNA topoisomerase, which translates to MQKNLVIVESPAKAKTIGKFLGKNYKVKASVGHVRDLPKSTLGIDIKNNYKPKYITIRGKGPVVKELKDEAKKSNKIFLATDPDREGEAISWHLAHILKIPEDELVRVEFNEITKNAVLNAMKKPRAIDKNLVDAQQARRILDRLVGYKISPLLWRKIRKGLSAGRVQSVAVKLICDREKEIEAFIPEEYWTIKALLEKNDIPFEANFYGIIEDGKDKKIEISNKEEVDKIIKNIDEDNFIVDSVRKSTRKKNPYAPFTTSTLQQESSKKLGFSTKKTMMIAQQLYEGIDIKGEGTVGLITYIRTDSTRVSDEAVEQAKNFIINNYGKEYNNGGKNYINKSKKEAQDAHEGIRPTSVLRKPEEIKSSLTLDQYKLYDLIWRRFISSQMAPAKYDTISVRIISNGNVFRASGSKLNFDGFLKIYNNQDNDENDLEIPKLVEGEKLKVNKIEPNQHFTQPPSRYTEASLIKTMEELGIGRPSTYAPIISTILNREYVILNNKSFEPTELGILVNDLLEKYFGEIINEEFTAELEEKLDEIAEGKYKWQAVVDDFYKDFEVLLKKAEEEIDEMEIQDEVTDEICEKCGRNMVIKYGRYGKFLACPGYPDCKNTKAIVDELDIPCPLCGGNIIRRRSKKGRIFYGCSNFPNCNFSSWNEPIKEKCPQCNGIMVKKKTKNGIKIQCINKECGYKRFEKE; encoded by the coding sequence TTGCAAAAGAATTTAGTTATAGTTGAGTCACCTGCAAAAGCAAAAACTATTGGAAAATTTTTAGGGAAAAATTATAAAGTTAAAGCTTCTGTAGGACATGTGAGGGATTTGCCTAAAAGTACTTTAGGCATTGATATAAAAAATAATTATAAGCCAAAATATATTACAATTAGAGGTAAAGGACCAGTGGTTAAAGAATTAAAAGATGAGGCCAAAAAATCCAACAAAATCTTTTTAGCTACTGACCCTGATAGAGAAGGAGAAGCTATATCGTGGCATTTAGCTCATATATTAAAAATTCCAGAAGACGAATTAGTAAGAGTTGAATTTAATGAGATAACAAAAAATGCCGTATTAAATGCTATGAAGAAGCCAAGAGCAATTGATAAAAATCTTGTAGATGCACAACAAGCTAGGAGAATATTAGATAGGCTTGTAGGATATAAAATAAGTCCTTTACTTTGGCGAAAGATAAGAAAAGGTTTAAGTGCAGGTAGAGTTCAGTCAGTAGCAGTAAAACTAATATGCGATAGAGAAAAAGAAATAGAGGCTTTTATTCCTGAAGAATATTGGACTATTAAAGCTTTATTAGAAAAAAATGATATTCCATTTGAAGCAAATTTTTATGGTATTATTGAAGACGGTAAGGATAAGAAAATAGAAATTTCTAATAAAGAAGAAGTAGATAAAATAATAAAAAATATAGATGAAGACAATTTTATTGTAGATAGTGTAAGGAAAAGTACTAGAAAAAAGAATCCTTATGCACCTTTTACTACTAGTACTCTTCAACAGGAAAGTTCAAAGAAATTAGGTTTTTCTACTAAAAAAACAATGATGATTGCACAACAACTTTATGAAGGAATAGATATTAAAGGCGAAGGTACAGTAGGACTTATAACATATATTAGAACTGACTCTACTAGAGTATCTGATGAAGCAGTTGAACAAGCAAAAAATTTCATAATTAATAATTATGGAAAAGAATATAATAATGGAGGGAAAAATTATATCAACAAGAGTAAAAAAGAAGCTCAAGATGCTCATGAAGGCATAAGACCTACTTCAGTATTAAGAAAACCTGAAGAAATAAAAAGTTCCTTAACCTTAGATCAATATAAATTATATGATTTAATTTGGAGGAGATTTATAAGTTCTCAGATGGCTCCTGCCAAGTATGACACTATTTCAGTTAGGATAATATCAAATGGAAATGTATTTAGAGCCTCAGGTTCTAAGTTGAATTTTGATGGTTTTTTAAAAATATATAATAATCAAGATAATGATGAGAATGATCTGGAAATACCAAAACTAGTAGAAGGTGAAAAATTAAAAGTAAATAAAATAGAACCTAATCAACATTTCACTCAGCCACCTTCTAGATATACAGAAGCTTCACTTATTAAGACAATGGAAGAGTTAGGAATTGGTAGACCTAGCACTTATGCACCAATTATATCCACTATATTAAATAGAGAATATGTAATTTTAAATAATAAATCTTTTGAACCTACTGAGTTGGGAATTTTAGTAAATGATTTATTAGAAAAATATTTTGGAGAAATAATAAATGAAGAGTTCACTGCAGAATTAGAAGAGAAATTAGATGAAATAGCAGAAGGTAAATATAAATGGCAAGCAGTAGTGGATGATTTTTATAAGGACTTTGAAGTGTTATTGAAAAAAGCAGAAGAAGAAATAGATGAAATGGAAATTCAAGATGAAGTGACTGATGAAATTTGTGAAAAATGTGGAAGGAATATGGTTATAAAATATGGGCGATATGGGAAATTTTTAGCTTGCCCTGGATATCCTGATTGTAAAAATACAAAAGCAATAGTGGATGAATTAGATATTCCATGTCCTCTTTGTGGAGGTAATATCATAAGAAGACGTTCTAAAAAAGGAAGAATTTTTTATGGATGTAGTAATTTTCCAAATTGTAATTTTAGTTCTTGGAATGAACCTATAAAGGAAAAATGTCCACAATGTAATGGAATTATGGTTAAGAAAAAAACTAAAAATGGTATTAAAATTCAGTGTATAAATAAAGAATGCGGATATAAAAGATTTGAAAAGGAGTAA
- a CDS encoding YifB family Mg chelatase-like AAA ATPase — protein sequence MYSKVNTCVLQGLNGYVIEVETDLSKGLPLFNIVGLADISIKESKERVRTAIKNSGYEFPLNRITVNLVPANLRKEGSQLDLAIAVGILMAVGIIDNTYDDSVAFIGELGLDGKLNSVEGALPMVISMRESNIKKCIVPYDNRNESAVVEDIEIIPVKDLKQVVDFLNGDEWIEPYKTENTIFKSEKKYNGIDFSDIKGQESLKRALEVAAAGNHNVLIIGPPGSGKTMAAKRIPTILPDLTFEESIEVTKIYSVAGLLESNALIKSRPFRSPHHTISVASLIGGGRVPKPGEVSLAHNGVLFLDELPEFKREVIEVLRQPMEDGVVTISRVNASLTYPSKFMMIASMNPCPCGYYGDPYHECNCTQSNIDRYLSKISNPLLDRIDIHIEVLPVNYKDLRDDRKIDTSEDIRNRVNKARKIQIERYKDKNIYSNSQLETKDIKKYCKLTDEAEFIMKKAFKKYRFSARTYNKILKVGRTIADLDEDDIIRDKHILEAIRYRSMDNKYWGQ from the coding sequence ATGTATTCCAAAGTTAATACCTGTGTATTACAAGGGTTAAATGGATATGTTATAGAAGTGGAAACAGATTTATCTAAGGGACTTCCTCTATTTAATATTGTAGGGTTAGCTGATATATCTATTAAAGAGTCAAAAGAAAGAGTACGTACTGCTATAAAAAACAGTGGATATGAGTTTCCATTAAATAGGATTACTGTTAATCTAGTTCCAGCTAATTTGAGAAAAGAAGGCTCTCAATTGGATTTAGCCATTGCAGTAGGTATTCTTATGGCTGTAGGAATAATTGACAATACATATGATGATAGTGTAGCATTTATAGGAGAACTTGGTTTAGATGGAAAATTAAATTCTGTGGAAGGTGCTCTTCCAATGGTAATTTCTATGCGTGAATCGAATATTAAAAAATGTATAGTTCCTTATGATAATAGGAATGAATCAGCAGTTGTAGAGGATATAGAAATAATTCCTGTTAAAGATTTAAAACAGGTAGTGGATTTTCTTAATGGAGATGAATGGATAGAGCCTTATAAAACAGAAAATACAATTTTTAAGAGTGAAAAAAAATACAATGGTATAGATTTTAGTGATATAAAGGGACAGGAGAGTTTAAAACGGGCACTAGAGGTGGCTGCTGCTGGAAATCATAATGTATTAATTATTGGTCCTCCAGGGTCTGGAAAAACTATGGCAGCTAAAAGAATACCTACAATATTACCTGACTTAACTTTTGAAGAATCAATAGAAGTTACAAAAATATATAGTGTTGCAGGTCTGCTAGAGTCTAATGCATTGATAAAAAGCCGTCCTTTTAGATCACCTCATCATACTATATCTGTAGCATCATTAATTGGTGGAGGAAGAGTACCTAAACCAGGTGAAGTTTCTTTAGCACATAATGGAGTGCTGTTTTTAGATGAACTGCCAGAATTTAAAAGAGAAGTTATTGAAGTATTAAGGCAACCTATGGAGGATGGAGTGGTTACTATATCTAGAGTAAATGCTAGTTTAACTTATCCATCTAAGTTTATGATGATAGCCAGTATGAACCCATGTCCGTGCGGATATTATGGTGATCCGTATCACGAATGTAATTGTACTCAAAGTAATATAGATAGATATTTATCTAAAATTAGCAATCCTTTATTGGATAGAATAGATATTCATATTGAAGTGTTACCTGTAAATTATAAAGATTTAAGAGATGATAGAAAGATAGATACATCAGAGGATATAAGAAATAGAGTTAATAAGGCTAGAAAAATTCAAATAGAAAGATATAAAGATAAAAACATATATAGTAATTCACAATTAGAGACAAAAGATATAAAAAAGTATTGTAAACTTACTGATGAAGCTGAATTTATCATGAAAAAAGCATTCAAAAAGTATAGGTTTAGCGCTAGAACTTATAATAAAATACTGAAGGTGGGAAGAACAATTGCTGATTTAGACGAAGATGATATTATTAGAGATAAACATATATTGGAAGCTATAAGGTATAGAAGTATGGATAATAAGTATTGGGGGCAGTAG